A stretch of the Desulfobacter sp. genome encodes the following:
- a CDS encoding CinA family nicotinamide mononucleotide deamidase-related protein: MIAEILSTGDEVLLGDITDTNSRFLCRRLKDAGIAVSRITAVGDDLSKISSVLKAIGARVDICLVTGGLGPTCDDLTAQACAVAAGKDIELNLHALSSMKSYFKKKGYPFSKANEKQAMLPLDARVIENDWGTAPGFEMKIAQCRFFFMPGVPLEMQQMFKMVIRPDLRKMTGDSGQIKIERLMVFGLAESMVGSKLEKFALKFPGFVLGFRARFPMIEVKIMASHASDQEMAAPRDWVMAQLGRKVISTEGLTLAQETGRLLAEKGQTLSIAESCTGGLIANLITDVAGASDYFLFSAITYANTAKMDILKVSPSTLEAHGAVHEQTAVEMAQGARKAGKSDWAVSTTGIAGPGGGSDEKPVGTVCIGVAGPDGASGRRFVLNTGDRAKNKLLFAATALELLRRELSQD; this comes from the coding sequence ATGATTGCAGAAATTCTTTCCACAGGAGACGAGGTCCTGCTCGGAGATATCACGGATACCAACAGCCGTTTTTTATGCCGGCGGCTCAAGGATGCAGGCATTGCCGTGTCACGGATCACGGCAGTGGGAGATGATCTGTCAAAGATCAGTTCCGTTCTTAAAGCCATCGGGGCAAGGGTGGATATCTGCCTGGTGACAGGAGGCCTTGGGCCCACCTGCGATGATTTGACCGCCCAGGCCTGCGCTGTGGCCGCAGGCAAGGATATCGAACTCAACCTCCATGCCCTCAGCTCCATGAAATCCTATTTTAAAAAAAAAGGATACCCCTTTTCCAAGGCCAATGAAAAACAGGCCATGCTGCCCTTAGATGCCCGGGTGATTGAAAATGACTGGGGAACAGCGCCCGGGTTTGAAATGAAAATTGCCCAATGCCGGTTTTTCTTTATGCCGGGGGTGCCTTTGGAAATGCAGCAGATGTTTAAGATGGTGATCAGGCCCGATCTGCGCAAGATGACAGGAGATTCGGGCCAAATTAAAATTGAGCGTCTCATGGTATTTGGACTTGCCGAGTCAATGGTGGGATCCAAGCTTGAGAAATTTGCCTTAAAATTTCCCGGATTTGTTCTGGGATTCAGGGCCAGGTTTCCCATGATCGAGGTCAAGATCATGGCTTCACATGCCTCTGACCAGGAGATGGCAGCCCCCAGGGACTGGGTCATGGCTCAGTTGGGCAGAAAGGTGATTTCAACCGAGGGATTGACCCTGGCCCAGGAAACAGGCCGCCTTCTGGCCGAAAAAGGGCAGACCCTGAGCATTGCCGAGTCCTGCACCGGGGGACTGATTGCAAATTTGATTACAGATGTGGCCGGGGCCTCTGATTATTTTTTATTTTCCGCCATTACCTATGCCAACACGGCAAAAATGGATATCTTAAAGGTAAGCCCATCCACATTGGAGGCCCATGGGGCCGTCCATGAGCAAACGGCCGTTGAAATGGCCCAAGGGGCGCGCAAGGCCGGAAAATCAGATTGGGCCGTGTCCACCACAGGCATTGCAGGGCCGGGCGGCGGAAGCGATGAAAAACCTGTGGGAACGGTCTGTATCGGGGTGGCAGGCCCTGACGGGGCCTCTGGCCGCAGGTTTGTCCTGAATACCGGGGACAGGGCAAAAAACAAGTTATTGTTTGCAGCCACGGCTTTGGAATTGCTCAGAAGAGAACTGTCCCAAGATTAA
- a CDS encoding TetR/AcrR family transcriptional regulator — MGIYERKQREKERRRQEILVAAREVFSIKGFNSATMEEIASKAELSPGTLYLYFKNKEELHTSLSIDILAHLGAEIEKVVSQDISVEEKIGRFRDVFIDVYDYDSSILINLFHLQSGETLQNLSDEVMQELKKYSSRAHGAIISVVKEGIETGIFIKEHPVALADVLWATYAGVVLWVDSKRLLNDEKDFVKPTLKIAFNLIIKGLKTQ; from the coding sequence ATGGGCATATATGAACGAAAACAAAGGGAAAAGGAACGTCGCCGCCAGGAAATTCTTGTGGCGGCCCGGGAAGTGTTCTCCATTAAAGGGTTCAACTCTGCCACCATGGAAGAGATCGCCTCCAAGGCGGAACTGAGTCCAGGAACCCTGTATCTTTACTTTAAAAACAAGGAAGAGCTTCACACCTCTCTGTCAATTGATATCCTGGCCCATCTCGGGGCTGAGATTGAAAAGGTGGTGAGTCAGGACATTTCAGTTGAGGAGAAGATCGGCCGATTTCGCGATGTGTTTATCGATGTTTATGACTATGACTCAAGTATTTTAATTAATCTTTTTCACCTTCAGTCCGGAGAGACCCTTCAAAATCTTTCCGATGAGGTCATGCAGGAACTTAAAAAATATTCCTCCAGGGCCCATGGCGCCATTATTTCTGTGGTCAAGGAGGGGATTGAGACCGGTATTTTTATTAAAGAGCATCCAGTGGCCCTGGCTGATGTGCTCTGGGCCACCTATGCCGGAGTGGTTTTATGGGTGGATTCCAAACGATTGCTCAACGATGAAAAGGATTTTGTCAAACCCACGCTGAAAATCGCCTTTAACCTGATTATCAAGGGGCTTAAAACCCAATAA
- a CDS encoding anthranilate synthase component I family protein, translating to MILDQLPDKTNFIKLARTANVIPVATQVLADMDTPVSILEKCYDKNKECFLLESVEGGERWARYSFLGVSAFGHIKVFNTHVQVTTAQGCEKIEHNNDPLGVMRKIVKSYTPADIADLPRFWSGVTGYFTYEMVSFFEDIPVSLPDDTPYGHFIIPEQMVIFDNVKQTMTCLNICYLTKDVDPGAEYERARQALDYLVQTIKQPVAPKAYPPAAEVSLSPVTPSEQYMDGVNKIKDHIVQGDIFQAVYSQPFVCTTDVDPVLIYRAQRYINPSPYMFFMNFKERVIAGSSPETMVRLENHVATLRPIAGTRPRGTTEQEDRFYADDLLNDDKEKAEHVMLIDLGRNDLGRVAQAGTVQVTDTMVVERYSHVMHLVSNITCDLKPEADAFDLFRATFPAGTLSGAPKIRAMEIIGELENRPREIYGGAAGYISFTGNMDFAITIRTAVMEKGRLTVQAGAGIVHDSDPEAELEECINKAKSVETALKLALSQS from the coding sequence ATGATTTTAGATCAACTCCCCGATAAAACTAATTTTATAAAACTTGCACGGACCGCCAATGTCATCCCTGTGGCCACACAGGTTTTGGCCGATATGGACACCCCGGTCTCCATCCTTGAAAAATGCTATGACAAAAATAAAGAATGCTTTTTACTTGAAAGCGTTGAAGGCGGGGAACGCTGGGCCAGATACAGCTTTTTAGGGGTATCTGCCTTTGGCCATATCAAGGTCTTTAATACCCATGTTCAGGTCACCACGGCCCAGGGCTGTGAAAAAATAGAACACAACAATGATCCTTTAGGGGTGATGCGCAAAATTGTCAAATCCTATACCCCTGCAGATATTGCTGACCTGCCACGGTTCTGGAGCGGGGTCACCGGATATTTCACCTATGAAATGGTCTCTTTTTTTGAAGATATACCCGTGTCCCTGCCCGATGATACCCCCTATGGTCACTTTATCATCCCCGAACAGATGGTGATTTTTGACAATGTCAAACAGACCATGACCTGTCTTAATATCTGCTATCTTACAAAGGATGTTGATCCCGGTGCGGAGTATGAAAGGGCAAGACAGGCACTGGACTATCTGGTTCAAACCATAAAACAGCCCGTTGCCCCCAAAGCATATCCCCCTGCAGCCGAGGTGAGTTTAAGCCCTGTAACCCCTTCCGAACAATATATGGACGGGGTCAATAAAATCAAAGACCATATTGTACAAGGCGATATTTTCCAGGCAGTCTATTCCCAGCCCTTTGTCTGCACAACGGATGTGGATCCTGTGCTCATTTACAGGGCCCAGCGGTATATCAACCCCTCTCCCTATATGTTTTTCATGAATTTCAAAGAGCGGGTGATTGCAGGTTCCTCCCCTGAAACCATGGTCCGGCTTGAAAACCACGTGGCCACCCTGCGGCCCATTGCAGGCACAAGGCCCAGGGGCACAACCGAGCAGGAGGACCGCTTTTACGCCGACGACCTTTTAAATGACGACAAGGAAAAGGCCGAGCATGTCATGCTCATCGATCTGGGACGCAACGATCTTGGCAGGGTGGCCCAGGCCGGAACCGTCCAGGTCACCGATACCATGGTTGTCGAACGCTACTCCCATGTCATGCACCTGGTCTCCAATATCACCTGTGATTTAAAACCCGAGGCAGATGCCTTTGACCTGTTCCGGGCCACCTTTCCTGCAGGCACCCTGTCAGGGGCCCCGAAAATCAGGGCCATGGAAATCATCGGCGAACTTGAGAACCGCCCCAGGGAAATCTACGGCGGGGCGGCCGGATATATTTCCTTTACGGGGAACATGGATTTTGCCATAACCATACGCACGGCAGTCATGGAAAAAGGAAGGCTCACGGTCCAGGCAGGGGCAGGCATTGTCCATGATTCAGACCCCGAAGCTGAACTTGAAGAATGCATTAACAAGGCCAAAAGCGTGGAAACCGCCCTGAAGCTGGCCCTGTCACAATCCTAA
- a CDS encoding radical SAM protein produces MLLIFPPAAKPCEPPAGVALLSSALKSNNIDCKVFDANVDGLRFLIDSVCLSDVKADDSWTRRALKNKEAIFGDLKDPGLYKNMDRYHQRVYDLNRLLTMSCDPNRFRITLSDYSDNQLSSVDSKGLLTSAATFKENPFYPFFEEKIRPLILSWDSPWVGISLCFLNQALVSFALAGWIQKNFPEKKLVMGGGLISSWMSRPDFNNPFSDLIDVMIPGEGEQPLLKLLGAGNVDKKHYVPDYEFVDNHDYIAPARILPFRASIGCYWSKCRFCPERAETRPYSAQRASKVIQDLDSLGLNHGPEVVHFIDNAVTPALLKVMSKRQFPFKWYGFVRFERDFADLNFCLGLKNSGCEMLKLGLESGDQDVLDEMGKGTNLSLASKTLENLKKAGILTFVYLLFGTSFEDEAAAKKTLDYVKVHQNNMDYLNLAVFNLPKFSQDAKGLKTTEFYHGDLSLYLNFDHPKGWDRRHVKSFLDKEFKKQLGVGSRFRKNPAFFSSNHAMFFNDLETEK; encoded by the coding sequence ATGCTTTTAATATTTCCCCCGGCTGCCAAGCCCTGTGAACCCCCGGCAGGGGTTGCCCTGCTTTCATCGGCCCTCAAATCAAACAACATAGACTGCAAGGTCTTTGATGCCAATGTTGACGGGTTGCGCTTTTTGATTGATTCTGTCTGCCTTTCAGATGTCAAGGCAGATGATTCCTGGACCCGGAGGGCGCTGAAAAATAAAGAGGCCATTTTTGGGGATTTGAAAGACCCGGGCCTGTATAAGAATATGGACCGCTACCATCAGCGGGTCTATGATTTAAACCGGCTGCTGACCATGTCCTGCGATCCAAACCGGTTCAGGATCACCCTGAGTGACTACTCGGACAATCAGCTTTCCTCGGTGGATTCAAAGGGGCTGCTCACAAGTGCTGCAACCTTTAAAGAAAATCCCTTTTACCCCTTTTTTGAGGAAAAAATCAGGCCCTTGATCCTTTCATGGGATAGCCCCTGGGTGGGAATATCCCTTTGTTTTTTGAACCAGGCCCTGGTCAGTTTTGCCCTGGCCGGCTGGATCCAGAAAAATTTTCCTGAAAAAAAATTGGTCATGGGAGGCGGACTGATCTCCTCCTGGATGAGCCGGCCGGACTTTAACAATCCGTTTTCAGATCTCATTGATGTGATGATCCCCGGAGAAGGGGAGCAGCCTTTGCTGAAATTGCTGGGGGCAGGCAATGTGGATAAAAAACATTATGTGCCTGATTATGAATTTGTTGACAATCATGACTATATTGCGCCGGCCCGGATTCTGCCTTTCAGGGCATCCATCGGCTGTTATTGGAGCAAATGCCGGTTTTGTCCTGAACGGGCCGAGACAAGACCCTACAGTGCCCAGCGGGCCTCCAAGGTAATCCAGGACCTGGATTCTTTAGGTCTTAACCATGGGCCTGAGGTCGTCCATTTTATTGATAACGCCGTGACCCCGGCGCTTTTAAAGGTCATGTCCAAAAGACAATTCCCCTTTAAATGGTACGGATTTGTGCGGTTTGAAAGGGATTTTGCAGATCTGAACTTCTGCCTTGGCTTAAAAAACAGCGGTTGTGAAATGCTCAAGCTCGGCCTTGAATCCGGTGACCAGGATGTTTTGGATGAAATGGGCAAGGGTACAAACTTGTCTTTGGCATCCAAGACCCTTGAAAATCTCAAAAAGGCAGGGATTTTAACCTTTGTTTATCTGCTGTTCGGCACCAGCTTTGAAGATGAGGCAGCTGCGAAAAAGACCCTTGACTATGTCAAAGTTCACCAGAATAATATGGATTATCTCAACCTTGCCGTATTTAACCTGCCCAAGTTCAGTCAGGATGCAAAGGGGCTTAAAACAACAGAATTTTACCATGGGGACCTGTCCTTGTATTTGAATTTTGATCATCCCAAGGGATGGGACCGCCGCCATGTGAAATCCTTTTTAGACAAAGAATTTAAAAAACAGCTGGGGGTGGGGTCTCGATTCAGGAAAAATCCTGCCTTTTTTTCATCCAACCATGCCATGTTTTTCAACGATTTGGAGACAGAAAAATGA
- a CDS encoding IS6 family transposase — protein sequence MKNENPFKWRHYEKEIILLNVRWYLRYQLSYRNLEEMMQERGLSVDHSTIYRWVQRYAPEMEKRSRKYLRQSNDSYRIDETYIKVRGKMKYLYRAVDSRGNTIDFLLRSRRNMESAKRFFKKMLRASNSSRPRVLSVDGNPAYPPAVKALKEKKLLNKDCILRQNKYLNNIIEQDHRFIKKLVRAGMGFKTFHSAWRTLKGYEIMNMIRKGQVKNIRKGEILKQKEFVENLFSYAA from the coding sequence ATGAAAAATGAAAACCCTTTCAAGTGGCGTCATTATGAAAAAGAAATCATCCTGTTGAATGTTCGCTGGTATCTGAGATATCAACTGAGTTACAGGAATCTGGAAGAGATGATGCAAGAACGGGGCTTGTCTGTGGATCACAGTACCATTTACCGATGGGTTCAGCGCTATGCTCCTGAAATGGAAAAGCGAAGCAGGAAGTATCTGCGGCAATCAAATGATTCTTACCGTATTGATGAAACATATATCAAGGTGCGGGGGAAAATGAAGTATCTTTACCGAGCGGTCGATTCCCGTGGAAATACCATCGATTTTCTTCTTCGCAGCAGACGTAATATGGAATCTGCCAAACGATTTTTTAAAAAGATGCTGCGAGCTTCCAATAGCTCCAGACCTCGGGTTCTGAGTGTTGACGGAAATCCTGCATATCCTCCGGCAGTAAAGGCTTTGAAAGAAAAAAAGCTTCTGAATAAGGACTGTATCCTAAGACAGAATAAATATCTGAACAATATTATTGAGCAAGACCACCGGTTTATCAAAAAGCTTGTCAGAGCTGGTATGGGGTTCAAGACATTTCATTCTGCCTGGCGGACGCTAAAAGGCTATGAAATTATGAACATGATCAGAAAAGGACAAGTTAAAAATATCAGGAAGGGAGAAATTTTAAAGCAGAAAGAATTCGTCGAAAATCTGTTTTCTTATGCTGCGTAA
- the rlmD gene encoding 23S rRNA (uracil(1939)-C(5))-methyltransferase RlmD translates to MAVKKRKTYELEIIDLAFGGKGLAKPDGFPVFIDRCVPGDLAFVKIVKKKKSWAEGKLIKILTPSPLREQGRCAYCNFCGGCKWQQLPYDWQLEYKKRHVTESLAHIGRLKDARVLDVIPSDPIYEYRNKMEFSCSSQRWLMPDELADENIKKDFGIGLHVPGTFDKVIDIRQCEIMPAMGNQILDDVRTFIKASGLPAYHLRNHEGFWRFLMLRHSVAHDSWMVNIVTREKNLDVVSELGRLLADKYPNIGSVMNNITDSKSGVSAGKEEILIHGQDHIMEKLGDFQFKISANSFFQTNTRSCEKLYAKVRDYACLTGSEIVLDLYSGTGTIPIWLSNQAKKVYGIEIVPSAVMDARENVRLNQIDNCEFFEGDIKDVLHKVPEKPDVMIIDPPRVGMHKDVVGQVLAHSPEKIVYVSCNPATLARDLEMLSTRYAVLEVTPVDMFPHTYHIESVALLVRK, encoded by the coding sequence ATGGCTGTAAAAAAAAGAAAAACATATGAGCTGGAAATAATTGATCTGGCCTTTGGCGGCAAGGGCCTTGCCAAACCGGACGGGTTTCCCGTGTTCATTGACCGATGTGTGCCAGGCGATCTTGCCTTTGTCAAAATTGTAAAGAAAAAAAAATCCTGGGCAGAGGGAAAACTGATCAAAATTTTAACCCCTTCCCCTCTGCGGGAACAGGGCCGGTGTGCCTATTGTAATTTTTGCGGGGGATGCAAGTGGCAGCAGCTGCCCTATGACTGGCAGCTTGAATATAAAAAACGCCATGTCACTGAATCCCTGGCCCATATCGGCCGGCTCAAGGATGCCAGGGTATTGGATGTGATCCCCTCGGACCCCATTTACGAGTACCGGAACAAGATGGAGTTTTCCTGCTCATCCCAGCGCTGGCTCATGCCGGATGAACTGGCTGATGAAAATATAAAAAAGGATTTCGGCATTGGTCTTCATGTGCCGGGCACCTTTGACAAGGTCATTGATATCCGGCAATGCGAAATCATGCCGGCCATGGGCAACCAGATTTTAGATGATGTCAGAACCTTTATCAAAGCCTCTGGCCTGCCTGCCTATCATTTGAGAAACCACGAGGGGTTCTGGCGGTTTTTAATGCTGCGCCATTCCGTGGCCCATGATTCCTGGATGGTCAATATTGTGACCCGGGAAAAAAATTTGGATGTGGTATCTGAACTTGGCCGGCTTTTAGCTGACAAGTATCCCAATATCGGTTCGGTCATGAACAATATCACCGATTCAAAATCCGGGGTTTCTGCAGGCAAAGAGGAAATTCTCATCCACGGCCAGGATCATATCATGGAAAAGCTTGGGGATTTTCAGTTTAAAATTTCCGCCAACTCTTTTTTCCAGACCAATACCCGGTCCTGTGAAAAATTGTATGCCAAGGTAAGAGATTATGCCTGTTTGACAGGATCTGAAATTGTTTTGGATCTTTATTCGGGCACGGGTACCATTCCCATCTGGCTCTCCAATCAGGCCAAAAAAGTCTATGGCATTGAAATTGTCCCTTCTGCGGTCATGGATGCCAGGGAAAATGTCCGTCTCAATCAAATTGACAATTGCGAATTTTTTGAAGGGGATATCAAGGATGTATTGCACAAGGTTCCTGAAAAACCGGATGTGATGATCATAGATCCGCCCCGGGTGGGCATGCACAAAGATGTGGTGGGCCAGGTCCTTGCCCATTCTCCTGAAAAAATCGTCTATGTCTCGTGCAATCCTGCCACCCTGGCCCGGGATCTTGAAATGCTTTCCACCCGGTATGCTGTGCTGGAAGTCACACCCGTGGACATGTTTCCCCATACCTATCACATTGAATCTGTGGCCCTGTTGGTTAGAAAATAA
- a CDS encoding GNAT family N-acetyltransferase encodes MTKATYWADSYVDKLCSAQEALQHIRPGQRVFIGSSCGEPQHLVNELSEISSRFTDLEIVRLLSIESGPLTLIANQSHSQQFNIRSFYLGSGSPSIIRKNQRFITPANLSQIPHLFKSGLMPLNAALIQASPPDDFGWMSLGISVDINLSACESADIVICQINPNMPRVLGRSFIHVNDVDHIVEHEEDLLTIRPLPELETANIIARHISRLIEDGSTLQTSLGVTNEATMVCLAEKNDIGIHSQYLSNSIMRLFSIGVITNKRKGFNDGKLVAGSAVGSNLLYEFLDDNPSIEFHPSDYINNPGIIGRHNRVVTLNTAIAIDLTGQVAADALPFNNYTGINGLLDFTRGAAMSENGKSILMMTSTSDHGRQSRIIPSMDNTAVVVPRGDVQFVATEYGVVNLYGKTLQERAMALVSIAHPDFRDELFAKAKELDLIDKERKFKQAIKGVYPLKYEEHMVINGIAITIRPAKPVDERSIQEHYYTMNRGDIVSRFFHEKKSFVHDQIETTYEIDYINDLTIVATIGELGFEKIVAVGEYFSNTIINMAEVAYSVSKEYQGMGIAKILQKKLARAAIDNGIKGLIAYTSPQNKGMIRLFNKLPYEIKTEKDDDMLILNCLFSEPADKENPSIQSIMPMG; translated from the coding sequence ATGACTAAAGCAACCTATTGGGCTGATTCCTACGTGGATAAACTATGTTCCGCCCAGGAAGCCCTTCAGCATATACGTCCCGGGCAAAGGGTGTTTATCGGATCTTCATGCGGAGAACCCCAGCACCTGGTCAATGAACTGTCCGAAATTTCCTCTAGATTTACCGACCTTGAAATTGTAAGGCTTTTGAGCATTGAAAGCGGCCCGCTCACCCTCATTGCCAACCAATCCCATTCCCAACAATTTAATATCCGTTCCTTTTACCTGGGGTCAGGATCCCCGAGTATTATTCGGAAAAACCAGCGGTTTATCACCCCGGCCAACCTCTCCCAGATTCCCCATCTGTTCAAGTCAGGACTCATGCCCCTGAATGCCGCCCTGATCCAGGCATCTCCCCCGGACGATTTCGGATGGATGAGCTTAGGGATTTCCGTGGATATCAACCTGTCCGCCTGTGAAAGCGCAGACATTGTCATCTGCCAGATCAACCCCAATATGCCCAGGGTCCTGGGAAGAAGCTTTATCCACGTCAATGATGTTGACCATATTGTAGAGCACGAAGAAGATCTGCTCACCATACGGCCGCTGCCCGAGCTTGAAACCGCCAATATTATTGCCAGACATATTTCAAGACTCATTGAAGACGGATCCACGCTTCAAACCAGTCTCGGGGTAACCAATGAGGCCACCATGGTCTGTCTGGCTGAAAAAAACGATATCGGCATCCACTCCCAATACCTGTCCAATTCCATCATGCGGCTGTTTTCCATCGGGGTGATCACCAACAAACGAAAGGGATTTAACGACGGAAAGCTTGTGGCAGGATCTGCCGTGGGGTCAAACCTGCTCTATGAATTTTTGGATGACAACCCCTCCATTGAATTCCACCCCTCAGACTATATCAACAATCCCGGGATCATCGGCCGCCATAACCGCGTGGTGACCCTGAACACGGCCATTGCCATTGATCTTACAGGCCAGGTCGCGGCAGATGCCCTGCCCTTTAACAATTACACCGGCATTAACGGACTTTTGGACTTTACAAGGGGCGCTGCCATGTCTGAAAACGGGAAATCCATTCTCATGATGACCTCGACCTCAGATCACGGCCGGCAAAGCCGTATTATTCCATCCATGGACAATACCGCAGTGGTGGTGCCAAGGGGAGATGTCCAGTTTGTGGCCACGGAATACGGGGTGGTAAACCTGTACGGAAAAACCCTCCAGGAAAGGGCCATGGCCCTGGTCTCCATCGCCCATCCCGATTTTCGGGATGAGCTTTTTGCCAAGGCAAAGGAACTGGACCTCATTGACAAGGAACGCAAATTCAAGCAGGCCATTAAAGGGGTCTACCCTCTAAAATACGAAGAACACATGGTCATCAACGGGATCGCTATTACCATCCGTCCGGCCAAGCCCGTGGATGAAAGAAGCATTCAGGAACACTATTACACCATGAACAGAGGAGACATTGTCTCAAGATTCTTCCACGAGAAAAAAAGCTTTGTCCATGACCAGATCGAAACCACCTATGAAATTGATTATATCAATGATCTCACCATTGTGGCCACCATTGGAGAGCTTGGATTTGAAAAGATTGTTGCCGTGGGCGAATATTTCAGCAACACCATCATTAACATGGCCGAGGTGGCCTATTCCGTGTCCAAGGAATACCAGGGCATGGGCATTGCCAAAATCCTTCAAAAAAAACTGGCAAGGGCAGCCATTGACAACGGCATCAAGGGGCTGATTGCCTACACATCCCCCCAGAACAAAGGAATGATCCGCCTTTTTAACAAATTGCCCTATGAAATCAAGACGGAAAAGGATGATGATATGCTCATCCTCAACTGCCTGTTTTCAGAACCGGCGGACAAGGAAAATCCCTCCATCCAGTCGATCATGCCCATGGGATAG
- a CDS encoding alpha/beta hydrolase, translated as MKTIDTQFNADTLVLKGKLHLPDTPNPPLVVGSHGLEGTMNSAKQQVLAKILPENGMAFFRFDHRGCGQSQGDFVKDTSLDLRTRDLAAAVNHLMGLGLTSNHLALFGSSIGGATCINSWETLELMGRPPMGGVLCASPVKSQTIKNIPTQANGNRPALPMAFFEKNLLFDILGKAKHLHHVMIFHGDKDEIVPISNAQDLFNTIQSPKERIIHKNGTHQMTHPSDQTDFEVRALAWYQQIFSL; from the coding sequence ATGAAAACCATAGATACTCAGTTTAATGCAGATACGCTTGTGCTCAAAGGAAAACTTCATTTGCCTGACACCCCGAATCCTCCCCTTGTTGTGGGCTCCCACGGCCTTGAAGGCACAATGAATTCAGCCAAGCAGCAGGTTCTGGCAAAGATTTTACCTGAAAACGGAATGGCTTTTTTCCGTTTTGACCACCGCGGGTGCGGCCAAAGCCAGGGCGACTTTGTCAAAGATACCTCCCTGGATCTGAGGACCCGGGATCTTGCCGCTGCCGTGAATCATCTTATGGGGCTCGGCCTGACCTCAAACCACCTTGCCCTGTTCGGATCAAGCATAGGCGGGGCCACCTGCATCAACTCCTGGGAAACGCTTGAACTCATGGGAAGGCCTCCCATGGGCGGGGTGCTCTGCGCATCCCCTGTGAAAAGCCAAACCATTAAAAACATCCCCACCCAGGCCAATGGCAACCGCCCGGCCCTGCCCATGGCCTTTTTTGAAAAAAACCTGCTCTTTGACATTCTGGGCAAGGCCAAACACCTTCACCATGTTATGATATTTCACGGGGATAAAGATGAAATTGTGCCCATATCCAATGCCCAAGACCTGTTTAACACCATTCAGTCTCCCAAAGAGCGAATTATCCACAAAAACGGAACACACCAGATGACCCACCCTTCAGATCAGACAGATTTTGAAGTCCGGGCCCTGGCCTGGTATCAACAGATTTTTAGTCTTTAG
- a CDS encoding aminodeoxychorismate/anthranilate synthase component II, translating to MKVVIIDNYDSFTFNLVHYVLNTGVDVEVFRNDKISVQELETMNPGAIIISPGPGRPEDAGISLDLVRKISGKIPILGVCLGHQTIAQSFGGTVVHAKSIMHGKTSMVKADGEFIYTGIKKPFSVMRYHSLAVRESDLPDCLVVTARTDDGEIMGIRHKTHPTQGVQFHPESFMTTVGKRLVRNFIKGV from the coding sequence ATGAAGGTTGTTATTATTGATAATTATGATTCCTTTACATTCAACCTGGTCCATTATGTACTGAACACCGGGGTGGATGTAGAGGTATTTCGAAATGATAAAATATCAGTTCAAGAACTTGAAACCATGAACCCAGGCGCCATTATCATATCACCCGGACCCGGACGGCCTGAAGATGCAGGCATCTCCCTGGATCTTGTAAGAAAGATTTCAGGTAAAATTCCCATTTTAGGGGTATGCCTTGGCCACCAGACCATTGCCCAGAGCTTTGGAGGCACTGTGGTCCATGCCAAATCAATCATGCACGGCAAAACCTCAATGGTCAAAGCAGACGGAGAATTTATTTATACGGGCATTAAAAAACCATTTTCAGTCATGCGCTACCATTCCCTAGCTGTCCGGGAATCTGACCTGCCCGACTGCCTTGTGGTAACCGCCAGGACCGATGACGGCGAAATTATGGGCATCAGGCATAAAACCCATCCCACCCAGGGAGTTCAGTTCCACCCGGAGTCATTTATGACCACCGTGGGCAAACGGCTTGTCCGAAATTTTATCAAAGGAGTATAA